GCATTGTAGCACCAGAATGTGTGGTTAAGATGGTTCTCGCTTATCAGACGGCGCATACAGGTCATCCATTTAAGATTAGGCTCCTTCATAAATCCGCCCCATTCTCCTATAAGAAGCGGTGCGGTATTGTTCTTGTAGATGAAGAACCAGTTATCCTGCCAGCAGTCACGCATAAGGCTATCAAAATCATAGTCGCCCTCAAACCACGGCTGCTGATAAACCGTAGGACCGTAGTCGTGCGGAGAATACACCAGCTTGTTCTGATATTTTCCGAGATTGACAGGAAAATCCTTTACGCCCCTGAGATTACCGCCCCACCAGTTGAAATAGTAATCATCGTCATTTGTCGAGCTGAAATCCTTGTTGCTCTTAATATCTGTCGGATATATCTCGGTACCCTCTACCATTATAAGCACATTCGGATTCTTGGCAAGTATTCTTGATGCGGCAGTTTCGGCAACATATTTCCAGTTGTTAGCCGAATCGGAATCGTTCCATATCGCCGCTTTATCCGCTTCATAGGGCTTGCCGTGCGGCTCGTTCTTGAGATCGTACGCTATTATCGTATCATTATCCTTATAACGTTCCGCCATCCACTCAAGCGCCTTGTAATAATCCTCTGCGCTTACCTTGTCGGTATACCAGAGATTCACCGTATGCCCTGAGGCATTTGTTTCTGCGGAATGAATGTCCGGCATAACCTTAATACCGTTCTCCTCCGCCAGCTTCAGAAAATAATCGAATATCTGAAAGCTGTTCATACTGTTAAGCTCTGTGTTGTAGGCATTGTTGTAGTTTGCCTTGGGATATTCTCCCGCCGCCCACGAATTTATAAGCTCAGCCGACATCGGCACACGGATAAGGTTGAATCCGTGATCGGCAATAGCCTTTACGGACGACTTAAGCTCACTGTTCCATAAGCCGTCGAATGTATTCGTGCCGGTATTATATCCAAACCAGTTAACACCTGTAAGCCACACCTGCTTACCGTCTTTATCAAGGATTTTGTTTCCGTCCGTATGAAGCCAGTCGTCACCCTGTTCGCCGTCCTTGCTCCTTTCAAGCAGTGCGTCAACATCTGCTTCGGAAGTGCCGTTGCCGTTTGCATTCTGATTGTTCTGATTGTTCTGATTTACATTTCCCGCTTTAACAACGCACTGCGTTTTGTTAAGCTCTGCCCTGTTTATTTTCAGTTCTTTGTCCGTATTCAGATTACAGCCGATAACCACAGTGGAGCCTGGCTGAATATCCCCGTTATATTCGGCATTTGTCACAGTTACCGTATTTCCGTTTTGGCTGTATGTGCCGTTCCAGCCCTCACAGCCTTTAAGACCGTCTATTTCAACGACCAGCTCCCAGCCCGAAATTACGCTGTTTGTATTGTTGGTGATACCAAACTGAACTCCGTAATTCAGATTTCCGTCGTTGCCCCACGAATTATCTACGGAATATTGCAGGATGATGCCGTCTTCCGTTACAACACCCTGCGAGCTGTCTGTCGAAGTATCGCTCTGCGTGCTTTGTGGTAATGATGAGCTTTCGCTGTTATCTGCGGATGTGCCGCTCTGCGATGATGACGATTCATCGACGGTTTTCCCTCCCG
This window of the [Eubacterium] siraeum genome carries:
- a CDS encoding cellulase family glycosylhydrolase produces the protein MEEKNTNVSQTEENPEQNSAEILTENESTTEAAKAGIKTAVPKWLIVIIAAMAAVIIGLSVTLAVILAGGKTVDESSSSQSGTSADNSESSSLPQSTQSDTSTDSSQGVVTEDGIILQYSVDNSWGNDGNLNYGVQFGITNNTNSVISGWELVVEIDGLKGCEGWNGTYSQNGNTVTVTNAEYNGDIQPGSTVVIGCNLNTDKELKINRAELNKTQCVVKAGNVNQNNQNNQNANGNGTSEADVDALLERSKDGEQGDDWLHTDGNKILDKDGKQVWLTGVNWFGYNTGTNTFDGLWNSELKSSVKAIADHGFNLIRVPMSAELINSWAAGEYPKANYNNAYNTELNSMNSFQIFDYFLKLAEENGIKVMPDIHSAETNASGHTVNLWYTDKVSAEDYYKALEWMAERYKDNDTIIAYDLKNEPHGKPYEADKAAIWNDSDSANNWKYVAETAASRILAKNPNVLIMVEGTEIYPTDIKSNKDFSSTNDDDYYFNWWGGNLRGVKDFPVNLGKYQNKLVYSPHDYGPTVYQQPWFEGDYDFDSLMRDCWQDNWFFIYKNNTAPLLIGEWGGFMKEPNLKWMTCMRRLISENHLNHTFWCYNANSGDTGGLVLDDFSTWDEEKYAFVKEVLWQENGKFVGLDHKIALGENGITLKDAKGL